Sequence from the Procambarus clarkii isolate CNS0578487 unplaced genomic scaffold, FALCON_Pclarkii_2.0 HiC_scaffold_2183, whole genome shotgun sequence genome:
CTGTGCAACCCCACCGTTGCAGGCCGAGCTCTCTCGAGGACTCGAGATTAATAGGGACAGGAAAGACATATTGAACACAACAAAGACAGCCTTAGGCAATCTGAGGCAATTCCGTAAGCATATTCCAGGCGTTAGTCATACTGGTTTAGCGTTTTCTCTTGATAATTGCGTTTTCTCTCTGTCCAAAATTCAATATCAACAACATTTCACGGAATCAGCCAATCCGTTTTAAAATGGAGGCGTGTAAGAACACATTAAAACatcgtaatattgacgttttcaatCCATGAGCCTCTACGTCTCTGGTTAAGCAAAAgagtttcatttttttttacagttgaAAATCAAAAGCGCGGGTTGGCACGTTAACGGCCCGACTCAATTTAAATTCAAATTTGAATGCAGAGAATTGTCGCTTAAATTACTGCTTGCGTCTTGTATTCTGGTCATAGTTTCTCGACTCGAAGCTTGGCGCCTTTTTATTTTGTTGATGATTCTTAGAAAAACAATAGAAGCACTTTTGAAAGAAAGATATGTAAACAATGCGAACATTGAGGGAGACAATGTTAACAGCCTTGAGACAATCCAGGTCATATGTTGTGGAGAGCGAACACTCCACATATGTAGTCTAGGCTCTCCAACACTCCACATATGAAGTACAGGCTCTCCAACACTCCACATATGAAGTACAGGCTCTCCAACACTCCACATATGAAGTACAGGCTCTCCAACACTCCACATATGAAGTACAGGCTCTCCAACACTCCACATATGAAGTACAGGCTCTCCAACACTCCACATATGAAGTACAGGCTCTCCAACACTCCACATATGAAGTACAGGCTCTCCAACACTCCACATATGAAGTACAGGCTCTCCAACACTCCACATATGAAGTACAGGCTCTCCAACACTCCACATATGAAGTACAGGCTCTCCAACACTCCACATATGAAGTACAGGCTCTCCAACACTCCACATATGAAGTACAGGCTCTCCAACACTCCACATATGAAGTACAGGCTCTCCAACACTCCACATATGAAGTACAGGCTCTCCAACACTCCACATATGAAGTACAGGCTCTCCAACACTCCACATATGAAGTACAGGCTCTCCAACACTCCACATATGAAGTACAGGCTCTCCAACACTCCACATATGAAGTACAGGCTCTCCAACACTCCACATATGCAGTACAGACTCTCCAACACTCCACATATGCAGTACAGGCTCTCCAACACTCCACATATGCAGTACAGGCTCTCCAACACTCCACATATGCAGTACAGGCTCTCCAACACTCCACATATGCAGTACAGGCTCTCCAACACTCCACATATGCAGTACAGACTCTCCAACACTCCACATATGCAGTACAGGCTCTCCAACACTCCACATATGCAGTACAGGCTCTCCAACACTCCACATATGCAGTACAGGCTCTCCAACACTCCACATATGCAGTACAGGCTCTCCAACACTCCACATATGCAGTACAGACTCTCCAACACTCCACATATGCAGTACAGGCTCTCCAACACTCCACATATGCAGTACAGGCTCTCCAACACTCCACATATGCAGTACAGGCTCTCCAACACTCCACCAATTGGAAGTCAGTAACACATTACTGACTGTCCAACTTGAAGACGACGGCCATCAACATTGTATAAGTAATCTAAAGTTCCCATAAGGGAGCACAAACACCAACTTGTATTAATGATACAGGGCTAAAAATTCTCCAGACACATACGTGTCCCCTCCCCcttaacgaaacctgtacatcttttcctcaATCACCTCGCAGTTAATAACCACAGGATATTGGCCGGGTAGAGTAGGTAGAGAAGCACCAGCGTAATGAGGGCAGCAATCCTTAACTACCAAACCAGGCAGTTTGATATAGCAAGCGTACACATGTGCAAGTAGGGGGGGAGGGTATGGTCCCTAAGTCAAGATGAAAACCAACATATAACCACACCCGATTGATATCTCACGATAGTGTGATATCTCGTTGTACAAATATCATAAATAGTTATCCACGCAAAGATTACATAACTAGAACAGTAACTAAATTAGACTGAAGGAATACACAAGTATTATCTCATAGTGAACAAGTCGTAATACTTGATATTTCATCAATTAAAACAAAATCCACGTTTTTAAAAATCAAAGTACACAAAAATTCACTAATATTAGACCTACACATACAAGGGTGTGTTGATACTCAGAGGATGGCCggacggagccggtcggccgagcggacaccacgcgggacttgtgatcctgtggtcctgggttcgatcccaggcgccagcgagaaacaatgggcagagtttctttcaccctatgcccctgttacctagcagtaaaataggtacctgggtgttagtcagctgtcacgggctgcttcctgggggtggaggcctggtcgaggaccgggccgcggggacactaaaagtcccgaaatcatctcaagatggcaAAGAAATGATTGAACAATTTGAATGAAAGGTTTGAAATCTTGAAAGAAAGGTTTGAAGTCTTGAAAGAAAGGTTTGAAGTCTTGAAAGAAAGGTTTGAAGTCTTGAAAGAAAGGTTTGAAGTCTTGAAAGAAAGGTTTGAAGTCTTGAAAGAAAGGTTTGAAGTCTTGAAAGAAAGGTTTGAAGTCTTGAAAGAAAGGTTTGAAGTCTTGAAAGAAAGGTTTGAAGTCTTGAAAGAAAGGTTTGAAGTCTTGAAAGAAAGGTTTGAAGTCTTGAAAGAAAGGTTTGAAGTCTTGAAAGAAAGGTTTGAAGTCTTGAAAGAAAGGTTTGAAGTCTTGAAAGAAAGGTTTGAAGTCTTGAAAGAAAGGTTTGAAGTCTTGAAAGAAAGGTTTGAAGTCTTGAAAGAAAGGTTTGAAGTCTTGAAAGAAAGGTTTGAAGTCTTGAAAGAAAGGTTTGAAGTCTTGAAAGAAAGGTTTGAAGTCTTGAAAGAAAGGTTTGAAGTCTTGAAAGAAAGGTTTGAAGTCTTGAAAGAAAGGTTTGAAGTCTTGAAAGAAAGGTTTGAAGTCTTGAAAGAAAGGTTTGAAGTCTTGAAAGAAAGGTTTGAAGTCTTGAAAGAAAGGTTTGAAGTCTTGAAAGAAAGGTTTGAAGTCTTGAAAGAAAGGTTTGAAGTCTTGAAAGAAAGGTTTGAAATCTTGAAAGAAAGGTTTGAAATCTTGCAAGAAAGGTTTGAAATCTTGCAAGAAAGGTTTGAAGTCTTGCCAGAAAGGTTTGAAGTCTTGCCAGAAAGGTTTGAAGTCTTGAAAGAAAGGTTTGAAATCTTGCCAGAAAGGTTTGAAATCTTGCCAGAAAGGTTTGAAATCTTGCCAGAAAGGTTTGAAATCTTGCCAGAAAGGTTTGAAATCTTGCAAGCCTGAGTGAAATCTTaaatgaatgaggtgaggtgaaggAAATGATTGAGATCTTGACAAAAATACCGTATGAAGTTATGTTTAGCACCCTTATGGACTCGAAAACGTCCACAGGTAAACCACAGGTAAACCACATGTAGACCATTGGTGTGAGTgagggggtgagtgagtgagtgagtgagtgagtgggtgagtgagtgagtgagtgagtgagtcatggTCAACAGGTTTGGTTACAACACGCGTCTTGAATTGGGTCATTAGGTGGGTgagggtggttggggggggggtacaaGACTTTACCTAGTGTTTTCTTCCAGCACCAgacgacccctccccccccccacacacacaggtgtgtgtgaaaACGCACGTGTGAAAAAAAACatatggaaaaaaaaaattgtggcccgggttcgattcccggaccaggcagaaacaaataggcaaagtttctttcaccctgaatgccccttgttacctagcagtatataggtgccagggagttagacagctgttacggagctgcttcctgggagatgtgtgtgtgtatatgtgacaaaaaatagtaacagttgattaacagttgagaggcgggaccaaacagttgagaggcgggaccaaacagttgagaggcgggaccaaacagttgagaggcgggaccaaagagccgaagcccctacccccccccctgcaagaacaactaggtgagtacaccacacacacacacacacacacacacacacaaacacacacacacatacacacacacacatacacacacacacatacacatacacactcacacacacacactcacacacacacactcacacactcacacactcacacactcacacactcacacactcacacacacacacacacacacacacac
This genomic interval carries:
- the LOC138362628 gene encoding uncharacterized protein, whose protein sequence is MYSWTVSNVLLTSNWWSVGEPVLHMWSVGEPVLHMWSVGEPVLHMWSVGESVLHMWSVGEPVLHMWSVGEPVLHMWSVGEPVLHMWSVGEPVLHMWSVGESVLHMWSVGEPVLHMWSVGEPVLHMWSVGEPVLHMWSVGEPVLHMWSVGESVLHMWSVGEPVLHMWSVGEPVLHMWSVGEPVLHMWSVGEPVLHMWSVGEPVLHMWSVGEPVLHMWSVGEPVLHMWSVGEPVLHMWSVGEPVLHMWSVGEPVLHMWSVGEPVLHMWSVGEPVLHMWSVGEPVLHMWSVGEPVLHMWSVGEPVLHMWSVGEPVLHMWSVGEPVLHMWSVGEPVLHMWSVGEPRLHMWSVRSPQHMTWIVSRLLTLSPSMFALFTYLSFKSASIVFLRIINKIKRRQASSRETMTRIQDASSNLSDNSLHSNLNLN
- the LOC138362629 gene encoding golgin subfamily A member 6-like protein 22, giving the protein MCKFEILKERFEVLKERFEVLKERFEVLKERFEVLKERFEVLKERFEVLKERFEVLKERFEVLKERFEVLKERFEVLKERFEVLKERFEVLKERFEVLKERFEVLKERFEVLKERFEVLKERFEVLKERFEVLKERFEVLKERFEVLKERFEVLKERFEVLKERFEVLKERFEVLKERFEVLKERFEVLKERFEVLKERFEVLKERFEVLKERFEVLKERFEILKERFEILQERFEILQERFEVLPERFEVLPERFEVLKERFEILPERFEILPERFEILPERFEILPERFEILQA